The nucleotide sequence TGCTCATCAGTCTGCAGACGACAGCTGATCAGTCAACAAGCAATCAAAAATAACATTCAGTTTGGTGAGTGCCAGCTAAAGTGGTTCTTGTCAGAAACCAGCATAAATTATTGTCTTCTCTCTTACGTACATTGGTGGTGCACATTAGAAGTTCAATTAAGATATTATGGTTTAAATTGGGGTGCAGGATTTCAATTTAATcctgttatattattttgacatttttttggggggggggttcagggcttttttttttgcaagtcaGGAGAAGGgttgaatgaaaacattaataacccTGGGCAGGTCCGTGCttttttaaaaggtgaaaaataaGTTTCTGCCCCACCCCACTACCCAATATGAGCAAtcagacaatcacacacattttcaagaaACCTGGGAACATGCTACCGTTGctaagggactgtatgaaaagtATTAGTAGGGGAGAGGGGTCAGAGAAGGGGGAgggtattgtatttttttttttttttttggctaaagGTAGGGGAGTCTAGAGAGCAGGCATTATTACAACAATAAGGGATTATTACCTTACAGGTGTGCTCACTTTTGGTTTAACCTCAAagaagtggtttagataatctggccaAATTGTTGGCTGTTTTACAAGTTGTCACACTGTCTGATCAATAGTGTTTCTTGCCTTGTCAAACTACATTTTAGTGACGCTGCAGCGCTCCCATATCAGCCATTAACCTATTAAGTACACTGTTCTCATAACCGATAGAAATAATAGccaaaattataaatgtttCTCAAATTATAAGAAAGCATCAGCGAACTCTGGCTTACAcaaatttatttctttttatttcctaATGGATTACACTTCTCCTGAAAAGTCCAGGCAGCCCAGTCACATCAAATCAGCCTTTTACTGTATGAGAATGTATTTGGCGTACATTTGCTCCCTTTGCTGATGTATTGCTGCTCATATTTCTTGTGAAAAACACTTTCAAGTGTGGTCACACTGCTCTAACCTCAGTGTGCTGTAATGTTTTAAGTGACAAATTTGTTCATGTCTTCTCTTTTTTAGAGCTGACCCTTCCTCCAAACCAGTACCAAGTGACTATACAGAGCACAGAGGCATCCAGGAGGTGCCAGTTGGCTGGAGAGTATCTGGTCTCCCCAGAAAAAGAGGCTGTGATACTGCTTGCCATCAATACTGGTCATACCATCTATCGCTGGCCGTACAGGCTCTTACGCAAATTTGGACAGGTTGAGGTAAAGTACTAATGAATTCCCCCCAAATTGGAAAGgatacaaaaaatgtatttaaattccATTACCATAGTCATGATAAACCTGACATTCAGCTCAGATCATTCACatatgtttaaaggaatagttcaacattttggaaaatacgcttattggctttcttgcccagagttagatgagaagatggatacccttctcatgtctgtacggtaaaaatgaagttaaagtcagcagctggttagcttagcttagcacaaaaactgcaaacagagggaaacagctagcctggccctgtCCAAAGGCAAGGcaaaatccatctaccagcacctctaaagctcattatttaacatgttagatcttgtttgtttattccctaccaaaactgaagtgtaaaaattacaggTTGCTACATgtagctatttccccctgtgtacagtctttgtgctaagctaacagacagattgtacagattaaacaaaaaagatatatagtTATAGCTGGTTGGTAGCCAGGCTATAGCTGTATCCCCATTTCCcatctttatgttaagctaagctaaccagctgctggtagTAGTTTCATATGTTCCcctacaaacatgagagtggtatcaatcttctcatttaactcgcagcaagaaagcaaatgagcttatttcccaaaatgtcaaactactcctttatGATGTGTATCAATGGATGTGATTGCAGGGCGGATTCAGCATTGAAGCAGGCCGTCGCTGTGAGTCAGGAGAAGGAGTGTTCATCTTCTTGTCCAGACATGGTCCCCAGGTCTTCCAGGCTATATTAACGCAGTGCTCTGTGGAGAGGGAGTCCTCGATCCAGCCATTCAGTGTCCACAGAAGATCATTATCTGACCAGTCTCCTGTTATCCTCCCAATCACAAGCAACTGGCCCTCTGGTTCTGTTTACAATCCTGCAGCTGTTTCTGCTGACCCAGATGACGGGTCTGCCAACCACTACTCTACTATTAATGACACCTCTGTACTTGTCAAACCTTATCTCTCTAACAGCAAGGAGGCTGTGGGAGATGAAGGTAAGGATGAGGATGAACGGTGTCATTCCCTGGAGAATATAAGCCTGAATAATGCCATGGAGGACAACATTTATTACAACCTAAGGAGAGCTACGCCTCCTATGATCAGAAAAGATCAGTTCAACCCCGAGACAGACGATTCAGAGAGCATCTATTCGGATGTGAAAATAGTTTATTCTCCCTTAAATCCCCAGCTGCAGCCCTTCTCGTCACCCCTCCCTCAGCCTGTTCCCCAGCCTCCTCCTTTAACCCTTCCCCAATCGGTTTCCTGCATCCCACCCAAAGCCCGATACCAGCATCAGCCCTCTGCAAATAACTACATCCAGCCAGTGTACAATGCACAGGCACAGGCAGTGGATGACAtgaaggagatggaggaggccGCCTCTAGCCATGTTGGCCCCACAGAGGCCCCAGGCAGTTTTAAACACAGGCTGGCAGAAATCATTTCCAAGGACCTGGCAAAGTTCCAGCCACCCTCCGGAGCGGGCAGCCCCACATTTTCTCAGTATTAGTTAACAGACAGACTAGAAGGAGCAATTTAACCATGATAGACTGTCATAAAGCATaattaaatgtctttatttctttgAAATCCCCTCCGCTGGGAACATTAGGCAGCAGATCTTGGCTTGCAgaggtttgttgtttttatctgcagtggtgaaatgttactaagtacatttactaaaatactgtactaaagtacatttttgaggtactttacttgagtatttccattttacgttatacttctactccgcttcATCCCAGAGGCAAATATTCTACATTTTAATCCACTTTATTTAATTGGACAGCTTCagtaactagttactttgcagagtACAATTATTAATACATAATATAATCAACTAATGAATGATGATGTATTTGTATGGATTAAGCTGCCCAGtagtacataaagtagttaaaatgagctctaactttaccagctgcaacattagtgatgcttacacactaatgcatcaataattctaattcaataattattataaaattgggccattctgcataataagtacttttacttttggtactttaagtatatttgaattctaatacttctgtacttaagtcaaattttgaatgcaggacttttatttccACACTGTtgctactttaacttaagtaaaagatctgagtactgcTCCCACCACTGTTCATGTGTAATCTGTTGTTTGAAAACGCATCTGGACTACAGTTTACTCTGTGGATTGTTTTTGCAAAAAGAGGATTCAGTTATTGTTGTTCTTCACTGCTGGAATGTTAGAGAAGCTATATGCAGCAATGTGACATTGCCATTAGTTAGTAAGCTGAATGAACATCTGAAAGTTGGACTGTTTCATTATGGAAATAGTTGTGAAAGAAATATGTTTCCTTGTTACATTAAGTGAGTTAAACAGCTTTGTTAGACTTCTtctaatttatgttttttcttctaaatTCCCTGCCTTTAAGAGAATAAAGAATAATGGTTTTCACACATATAAATCAACAGCTTTGCAGCAATATGGAAAGACCAAGAACCTAAATTGTGTTGTGGTGTGAATACTGCATTTTGGACATGGACTGCAGTCTGCTTCACATGGTAGAAATATTGAAATGTAACTTAGTACACAGTAAGGCAATGTTTTGCTGACTAAAAAATGACATgcaaaaacaacttaaaatgcACACTCATGATTAAGTATATCTTTAATGTAGCAAAACAATCTCATAAAAATACCCCATAGCTATacataaatatcaaaataattgtttttaatttagacAGATGTCACTAATGACACTGGAAATGTCTTTAGTGATGGTTCAGGCCATAAAGTGCATTTAAAAAGGCCTCTGCGAGTTCATCATGGCCTTaggaagtgaaaaaaaatcaagatcTCAGTAGGTGTTTTTGAGTTTTACCTGCTTTTTTCATTTGGCAGTACAACATCTAAGATATATAAATGACAGGAGCATATGCAGGACTGTCTCACATGATCAACATTGCTACAATCTGTAAAATGTGGTTTTCCTGGTTCCTTCTACAACAGACATTGCAGCGTAAACAGTGAGAAGTCAGTGGTTTTCTGTTACTGTCTTCCATTCTGACTTTCCTCCATGTCACTGAGGTGCGAAGATTCCCCGTCACTGCTGTTGGAAGAAGTCGTTGAATTATTTGACCCCAAGTCAGATGTAGAGCCAAGTATTATAAGGTGGCCGACGGCGGCGCAGGGGTCCCGCTGTTCTCCGGTCAGCGGGTTCGGGGACTGCGCAGTGACTGCTGGCCGGAGAGAGTGGATCAGATTCCTCCTGGAGGTCTTGTCCGCTGAGCCTGGACGGGGACTCCTGCACTCCGGGTGAACCACACCGGTCAGGAGCTCCGACAGCTCTGTGATGTAAATCTGCGCCATTTGGAGGGTGTCATACTTGGACAACTTTCTCTCGTTTTCCAGGGAGGGGATGACGCTCCTCAGCTCGTCAAACGCTTTGTTCAGGCCgtgcatcctcctcctctccctggcGTTGGCTGCGACGCGCCTGTGTTTCTGGGGGGCATAGTGGCTCACCTTGCCTCCCCCTGCTGCCTTGTCAGAGTCCGTCTCTGTGATGCATGCGGCTGACACGCAGTCAGGAAGTTTACTCATCGGCACAAGCTTCTCCAGTGAGATGCTTGCGTCTGCAGCTCCGTGCGCGTCCCTCCTGGAGAACGCATGGAGAGAATTAGAAGAAATCCAAGTCTTGGAGTTGATGTGGGTCAGGTTGCGCTGCTGCAGCGGGGTGAAATCCTCTGGGTACTCCGTCCAGCTTGAAAGCTCTGCTTTTGCAGTCATCGCTGTAATGGCCTGTGGTCGTGCGCGGCAAAGGTCACACAGAAGACTTTGGCTGATGCCCTCGTCTCTGGAGTGGTTTGCACTGCGCCAGCAATTTATACAGCCTCCCCTCGGTTACCTTGGTGTCACTCCCAGCGCTCCAACACctctgacaggaggcagcagcCAATCGCGCAATCCCCTCTGACCCTGTCAAGGAACAATTAGACAAAGCTcgacttttttttctcctattGTGCATTGTAACTCAATCACGACCTTGTTATTATCCTCACACAGAGGGGAGCCGAGAGAATGAATCATTTAAGAGCGTGGCTTATATGTTTGAAAAGCTTAGGAAAAGATGATCTATTGAACTTGTTCAGCAAAGTCTGGGCTGCATGTCTGTTGGCTTTGTCATTAAAGTtttccataaataaataaagtaactaGTGCGCATGCCCAAAACTGTTAGTAGGTTACATTAAACATTAGACAACTTGGACTCAAAGAGTTTTCTGATGCTTTTTTTTCCGCCAAATGCATCGTTATTTATTATTCGTGACTTTATAAGGTATTTTAAAggttaatatttatttaaaaagttaagtTAATCAGATATTGTGTAAATTTGGTTTGTTGTGTTAAGAACAAATTCAAGggtgcatcatcatcatcatcatccataGACCTCCGCCACTGCTACCAGTCCATGGAAAATGAATGTGGACGTCTTTCTCATGAGCAAAGGAACTGACTCCTTAATTGGGTCTGACCCTTGAGGGATCTGGCAGCACTGGGGTTTGTTctcaaacaaacagtaaaaggTGGACAATCTTTCGCGGATTATTTGCAGAAGAATAATAAAACGAACAGGTGGAAGGCAAGGCTTGAGACACACCTGTCTATAGCAGAGCCACAATAAGCGATAAGTTGTCTGAAGGCGATTTATGAATCATTTAGCAAGAAACAAGGATCAAAACATGCATAATGCAAAAAAAGTCcctttgttattattattatcattattgttgttgttgttgttgttgttgttgttgttattattattataagattAAGGTTTTATCTCCTAAGTGAGACCAAATCAAGTCAGATAAATTAGGCTATACAAATTTTGATTAGTCTCGTGGCCCCTGTGCCTATCAGCTGTTGTCCCCTGGCACCTCACACAGGCTACACACCTCTGTCACAACCGGTGTCATCCACGTCTCCCATATGCCGCGAGCAGCGACAACTGAGCTTTCGCACTGCCACTCACTGCTCGGACACAAGAGCTAATCACTCATTAGGTCATCAATTACAGGAGAGGAACCGCTTCAGCATCAGCGCAGGCCTGTCCGGTGGGAGCTCTGGGATGCAGCGATGATGGTGACTTGGACAAATTTAGCATTCAGTgcccaactctctctctctctctctctatatcactgtgtgtatgtgtgtgtgtgtgtgtgtgtgtgtgtgtgtgtgtgacagtcgGGGTCGAGCGCCGGTAAAGAAAATCACCGTGACCTGCCTCGCCGCCAGCAGTTTAATGAGGCCTGGTCTTAGTTGAATAAATCGGCACGCTCTCCGTCCCGGGGTGTCCATTCATTTTTTGGGCTACATGAATATTTCATTCCTTCAGCCCCACTGCCAGCGCAACAGCCTGTAACCCTGCGTGCAGGCTTTAAAAATGCGGCTACACTTCCCATCTGGTGAGGGGCGTGAGCGGGGGAGTGGCGGCGGAGGCCGAGGAGGTGTGAGGAACATTTCTAAGGTCAACGTGTAGTGACCTCCAGCAAGAGAGAGACTCATGCGTCTCACCAGACATGACTGTCAACTGTCGAGTTATGGCAACTATAAGAGCTGGCCCAAGCCTAGCATATGCAAATCCCCCCCCTAAGAGTGAAAGAGTGAACTGttagaggtggaagaagtatttagccTATACCACAAtgcaaaaatactccattacaagtaaaagtctgcATCTAAAATCTTACTTCAGTAAAAATAGCATCAGCAAAATGTAGCCAAGTATAAAAGCAAATGCAAAAATTGCACCTTTGAGTATTTTactaatattttatatttttggattGTATGTGTAAGTAGCATGTTGTGGTTGGTGAAGATGGAGTTCATTTAAACTGCTTTAATCCTTTAAAACCAAGAAATGCAGTGCAGTAGGagtatataaagtagcaaacaaatggaaatactaaagtagCTACTACTACATTGTAGCTACTGAAGtgcagcacttgagtaaatgtactgacTTTCCATTACAGTGGATAAATGATACTAAAAAGTAGTGGCATCAAACAGGTGACCCACTGAGAAGTAACAATCTGATGGATGTATCCTGCATGATATTTTCCCCAAGTCAGTGTTTAACAGTTGTGAACTTCACATTgtgaaaatatgcaaaataataatcaacTGTAGTTCAatcactgaaagaaaataaatgaatttggTAACCTGCTCAGTATGTTTTTTCATacagaaacatacaaacagCATGTCAGCAGCTGGATACCAGTCCCCCTCTTATTTCACCAAAACTATGTGCAGTGATATCACCACTCGCTATGGCCAACTCCACTATTAATATGTAATTTCTTGCTAGGCTCCCCATCCTTCAGATGTTTGTGGGACCAGCAGAGTATTTGCCCGGATCCTGGCCAGAAACCCAGAACATTCTGGGTTTGAACATATCCTGATGACTCTTGAAACAGGCTCCTGGACTGTCAGTCTTATGATAAAACAGGTACAGGTAGACTGTAAACACTGCTGACTGCAGCAGAATGTAAACAATTTGGACCAATTTGTTCACAGTGAGGACCTGCCTTTAAGTGCTCCTTGTAAACTGATATGTTCAAATGACTTAAGTCAGGAATAAACAAGATGCAGTAGCTTTTGCagttgtcacacacacaagaatttATGTGCTTCAGTAATGGACTGAAGAGACTACCAGGTAGGCTGTAGCGTCAAAAATAAGATCACATAATGCAAAACAATAATATCTTGATGGTAGCTGTCACAAAATGCCCCTGCTACCTCACAATTCTGTTTATAGCAAATAATGGTTTCACAATATGTCACCAACTTGGCAACCAGAGTATCAAAGACAACTGCAGCTGCCAGGTGACGTTAGTGATGGAACCTGGCAACAGGCCCAACAGTTTATTCTGACCTTTAACTATTCAAACCCTAAACAGAAGCAGCCAACCACAGCAGCACCTCACTTGTGTCAACACTTGCTCCCTGGCAGCTATTTAACTGTTATTAATCACCTAAGTTGTTACACCACACACTGTATGTAGCATGTATGTTTTGTAGCTGGAACTGGCAGGGTTTTTCTTTTACTCGTGCAATGATaatggagagagtgagagcagttccaataataatacattatctCATTGTTCTAATTTCCAGCAAGTGAAGCAGACCTAATAGTGAAATTAAAGCAGTCCTCATTTCACCGGGGACGCCTTAAAACCTCCTCAATTATCCCTGGGGAACCACACTTGGGGAACCATGGCCCCAAGCAATCTATAATTAATTCAACTCTATTTTTGAGCCTTTAGTTTGATGTGTTGGGTCCCTGTTTCTTTGTCCACCGGCTCAAGACATTACAACACCGTATAAGAACTACAATACATCCCTACAAACCACATAGGCTTCAGAAAATATGGTAATTTTACAGATCTGTCATTTTCTAATAAGTTCCCTGGGAAAAAAGAAGGTCATTTGGTATTAATTATAGGGGAAATAGGACGGCTCAATTTAAACCCAAGTAcctattcatttattattaatgtgtTCTTCATATGTTGAGTTGTGGGCTTgcctgtttaaaaaacaaaaaaattaaatttttcaaGTTCACCTGAGCTGCTGACTCTTTTGATTACTCCAGGAGTTAATTGGAATGAATTAATTGGAAGTGTACCAATTGAACACTGTCTCAGTTTTCCTCATAATCAGCATTACATAGTTATTTCCAGGAAAATCCTGGAAATTATGGACCCATAAAGCATTACCAAAATGACCAAAGGTTTGATTACACTCTCCAGGCACAGCttcataaatacaaatacaataaatgaataaaatgaaacattgtAATATTCACAAAAGCAGTTTGGCTTCTGATGTGAATTTCAACATTACttgcatacatatacatacaatttccaatatattttccaaatgttcattttattaCCCAACCATCCCACCCTTACTATAAGCTACTCTTAGATTGCTTTTATCATGTATGACTAAACATACAAATAGGTCTCCATGAGTTGGACTCCCTCCTCACCATCTTGGGTCCACCATCTCTATAGGCTACAGTGAGCCACCGTTTTGCCTTGCGTCTCTATAGTATTTTAATTAAAGACTCCTTAATTTCGTAACAATAGAGCGtttccattttttccacacAATCGTGCACCAGGAACAGTGAAGCTCTTGATGTCAGGAGCAGTCTACTCTGTAATTATCCTCACACACCCGGAGCTACGGAGGTGGTTCTACTGAGCAAagagggaaatcttaatgccgGGGTTTCAGACGCAAATTGGGACAATTAGTGGCCTCATTAATTTGGGAAAAGGGAAGTAATATTCTAGTTAAAGTAACGCTTCATTAAATCAATGTTATCTGTGGTAGAAGGCTAATTGATGAACTCTGAGGGAAGGGCAGTAATAAGAGGAGATGACTTCCTGGTTACAGCAGCACTGAGTGGACTATGCTGAGTTTGCAGACCTGAAATGACTTTAGTTTTAGGACATGTTCATTTACAATACTTACTGCTGTAAACACGCCGCCTCTTTCATCGCGAGGATAGCTGCACAAGCCGGTGGATTCACTGAAGTGGAATGAAATCTCGCGATGCCTGAGATCAAGTCTCTGCAGGGTGCCGTTTTTACACGTGATGCAGGGGATAGACGGGGCCCGCAGGGAGAGCAGTTTACTCAGCATGACGGGAACAACAAAGCCGCTCTTAAAAATCAGACCTGCACCATTGATCACAGGTGTTACCAGATACCTTTGTAAGGCACGTGTCTTACAAAAACGACAATTTAAGTCGTGTTAAGTAAGCATGCTATTCGAAAATGTACGTTGATTACACACATATCACTAACTCTTATAGTCTACTAATTATATACTTTTATGTAGGCCCATATCAAAATACGGGCctacataaaagtaaaaaaaaaaaaaaaagcctatgtaaatataattttacattGTCAGAAATCTGCTTGTTCAAACGTTTAACACTTTATATaccaaaactttatttttctacaaTTTTTTCACATGACAGAAGACTTAGCCtgcagtgtcagactttgtcCTAATAATGCTATTATGAGATAGCAACAGTCCATAACACATTCAAAGTAtagtaagtaaaagtataatttttttcctcctatttttcttatttgtcaTGGTACTAGATTTACTGAGGTAGATATGAACAGTGGttgaatgtaactaagtatcctactatttactcaagtactgtagcctacttaagtacaatttttaggtaCTTGCAATGTTATACAACtctatacttctactccactacatttcagagggaaatatgttAGTTTTTACTCcagtacatttatctgacagctacagttactttgcagaataatgttttattataacaaaatatatgatcagCCTCTAAAATACGATGCTTTGTTACAGACAATACTGCcctatataaagtagtaaaactttaaatgctgcttacatgttgaTGTAgctgtaataataatccaaaaatgtaatatacaATACAACCTCTGAATTGGGCCATTCTGCTgcctaatgagtacttttacttttgatgctaAAGCTGGTAAATTATGTTGATAACACatctgtaattacattttgaatgcaggaattttacttttaacagaGTAAATGTACACtgtggtattgatacttttacttaagtaaaggatgcAAATACTTCTTCCAGCACTGGATATGGGCTATAGCATCCCTTTgcacaaacatatttttctatttttgtcacCTCGGGATAAAATGAGTTTACTGCGCATCAGTGGTGTAGCTATCTAGTAAACTTTGAGAGTGCTGAATCAATCTTCAAAGAGAAGGGCTTTTTTAATGGGCCATTCGCGGGGTTTTCCTTCATGTATGACAGGCTAAAGTGACCTCTTTTCTTGTACCAGCACACCATATGGCAGATAGGCAAACGTGGAGGAGGCTGTAGAGACCCAGTCCATCAAAAGAAGAAAggctaccagacacatgagcaTCGGGAGCTCTGTCAGCGGTGTATAAACACTTACAATGTGTAATGGATGCTCAGTCTATTGTGCTCATAATAACATCTTTAGATGATGTTTTGATGCACAGACAAGCAAAGAAGTGAACTAAAAATATCTACAATCCCAATCCACTTTTATCATAAGGGACTA is from Siniperca chuatsi isolate FFG_IHB_CAS linkage group LG8, ASM2008510v1, whole genome shotgun sequence and encodes:
- the atoh1b gene encoding protein atonal homolog 1b, which encodes MTAKAELSSWTEYPEDFTPLQQRNLTHINSKTWISSNSLHAFSRRDAHGAADASISLEKLVPMSKLPDCVSAACITETDSDKAAGGGKVSHYAPQKHRRVAANARERRRMHGLNKAFDELRSVIPSLENERKLSKYDTLQMAQIYITELSELLTGVVHPECRSPRPGSADKTSRRNLIHSLRPAVTAQSPNPLTGEQRDPCAAVGHLIILGSTSDLGSNNSTTSSNSSDGESSHLSDMEESQNGRQ
- the dok3 gene encoding docking protein 1; protein product: MDVIFKEGMVYLQGVKFGKRTWRKMRMVLFKPSSTGVGRLELYTVLDNNAVTDQKKVGWQKTPERKVVRLSDCLSVTPAPKESSPPGCTAFYLYTTQSNYTLASMTSQDWQSALCLLAFQKDPGESDKGGFESGNGLTMEENDLYSSWKTELTLPPNQYQVTIQSTEASRRCQLAGEYLVSPEKEAVILLAINTGHTIYRWPYRLLRKFGQVEGGFSIEAGRRCESGEGVFIFLSRHGPQVFQAILTQCSVERESSIQPFSVHRRSLSDQSPVILPITSNWPSGSVYNPAAVSADPDDGSANHYSTINDTSVLVKPYLSNSKEAVGDEGKDEDERCHSLENISLNNAMEDNIYYNLRRATPPMIRKDQFNPETDDSESIYSDVKIVYSPLNPQLQPFSSPLPQPVPQPPPLTLPQSVSCIPPKARYQHQPSANNYIQPVYNAQAQAVDDMKEMEEAASSHVGPTEAPGSFKHRLAEIISKDLAKFQPPSGAGSPTFSQY